tccctttcacaaaCACATCATCTaggggtccaaccgcctccctggcaggttttctgctactgatctatttaaagaagtttttgttattccccatgaCACTTTTAgcattttgcatcccttattgtctccttgcacttctttttccagggtttatgttcctttctatcctcttcatttgggcaggacttcccttttctgaaggaagttgtcttcccttttatagcttccctgactctacctgttagccatgctggccgcctcctgaatttggtggtatctttcctccttcttggtatacattccaactgagcttctattattgtggttttggataagttccatgctttctggagttatTTGACCCTCccaactttccctttcagcttcctttttaccagccccctcatttttgagaagtttccttttctgaagtccagtgcatctaTGTTGGACTTCTTTGGAAGTGTTTCACTCGCATACAAGCTAAATTGGATCACACTAGGGACACTGTTCcctaatggttctacaactctgacatcttgcatcaagtcctgggcatcactcaggattaagtccaaggtcaccttctctctggttggttccatgaccaactgttctacggcacagtcatttagcatgtctagaaatgtggcctctctgtcaatacccataCGTGAATTTGCCCAgactatgtgagggtaattgaagtctccCATGATTATAGCACGTTCAACATAGTCTTAAGATATCTGAAAGCCAAATGGTGCACGCACTCTCTTTCTTCCTGTTCCCCAGTTTCAGCATCAGTAAAGGAGCCATCTCATGCAGTTATGGAAGGTCTTTGTCCAATCCGTTCAGAAGAGTCTTCTTCACAATTGTCTACATCCAGTCCAAGAGATCTTCAGGAGTCAAATGTGACCGATTTAAGCCTTTCGGATGAAAGAGTTACCCACATAGAGAGCATACTTGATCTCTGGAGTGGAAGTCTTAAGGTATGTATTTTGTGCTAATTTATTTAATCCTTCTATAGTTATGGCAGTTGCTTTTCAGACAGTAAAGCAGCTTCAAGAGGAGCAAATTTAGAGCAGCGAAGCAGTGGGTAGGTTGAGGTGTTTAACCTGGAggtgtttaaccttttccccactccttgcttcttggctccAAATTGCCCAGCTCAAGTTGCTTTTTCCTTCACAGGGCTTCATATGTATGTTTACAAGGATTACTTATACTTATTACTTTTGTGCCCAAGAGTTCCCCCACTCTTGAAGAAGCTTCtttcctggtttttttttttttaagggcctgAGGGCTCTAATATGAGTGCTTGTGTGTATAGAATAGTTAGAGCTCAAGGCACTTACacatcctatgcactcttacctgGAAAAAAACATTGGCTTTTTTCCCTTTAGATGGCAATATACTCAACCATCTTGATAAGCCAAGTGAGCCAAATGTTTAGGAAATGATTTTTGTTGTGGCAAGAATAAGGAGTGTAAAATATAAGGAGCGTAAAATATTTCTCAAGTGTCTCCTTAAAGTTTGTTTACTTTGTGCTGGCTCTGTTGTTTACAGCCCTGATCAGCTACCGTTTTGGtactccttttcttttttaaatagctCTTCTTTCTAGaaacagtacaggtgaaactcggaaaattagaatatcgtgcaaaagtccattaatttcagtaatgcaaattaaaaggtgaaactgatatatgagacagacgcattacatgcaaagcgagataagtcaagccttaatttgttataattgtgatgatcatggcgtacagctcatgaaaaccccaaatccacaatctcagaaaattagaatattacatggaaccaagaagacaaggattgtagaatagaacaatatcggatctctgaaaagtataagcatgcatatgtattcagtacttggtttgggccccttttgcagcaattactgcctcagtgcggcgtggcatgggtgctatcagcctgtggcactgatgaggtattatggaagaccaggatgcttcattagcggccttcagcaattctgcattgtttggtctcatgtctctcatccttctctcggcaatgccccatagattctctatggggtcaggtcaggcgggtttgctggccagtcaagcacagtatactgtatacttttcagaggtccgatattgttcttttcttcaatcctagtcttcttggttccatgtaatattctaattttctgagattgtggatttgggggttttcatgagctgtacgccatgatcatcacaattataacaaattaaggcttgacttatctcgctttgcatgtaatgcgtccgtctcatatatcagtttcaccttttaatttgcattactgaaattaatggacttttgcacgatattctaattttccgagtttcacctgtaatgttgTCATGTTCCAAGTGTTACTAGGAAGAAGGGTTATTTTCCTAGTAAAAAATGGGACCAAAGCAGCAATTAATCACAGATGCAAAGAGctcattctctgaagtgctacctccACAATATTGGGTACCAAAGAGGTACCCATCACACCTGGATATATATTATACTGTTGGCACACAACAGTTCTCCTGCCAGATTACCAGATGGGCGGAAGTGCATTTTACTCACCTCTACATCTTAATTCAGCATTAATTATCAGTAGACATATCTGTTGGGTAATGTGGAAAAACTTCTAGAAATTCCAGTGTTGCACTTCAGTATGTGTTGAACTTGATTAGTTACATGTTCTTGGTAATTGAATATGTGGACTGATCTTTGTTTCTTCATTAAACCTACCATTTTAATTCTCCAGACAAATGTTCTGACTGAACTGAGGAAATGGAAGCTTCATTTTATTGAACATCACACACTAGAAATGGCACAGGCGAGAGAGAAACATGCAGCGCACGTGAGACAATTGACCAATCAGTTGGAGAACCTGAAAGAGTTGCTACGTACATATGAGATTTCAATAGGAAGGAAGGATGAGGTGATACATTCTACTAATCGGTTATAAACTAAACTTTGTTCTTTACAGCAAACAATTGCATCTTTATAAATACAGAGCACAGGTTTAGAAACTGGTAATCTGTACAGCCTAAGAAAACCATGATTTCCTATCCCTTGTTTCTGCCGCCATATTCTAATTGAATGGCACAATACCTGCTCTGAAAGAGAACTGCAGTAGGTATATGGGTGTGATTGTTCACACATGTTTCTAATTTCCTATGTCCAAAATTGCTTCTCAAGAAGAGCCCCTCTGGTGGCGGGGGAAGTGTATCTTAATTAAAGTTTATCTGTGTTTAAGGGTCCTGATTTCTCTTTAATTTATACTTGGTTTGAATTCTGGCCCCACCCACAAGGCCCTCATGTGTTCTGTGTATGCAGCCCCGTATGCATGCACAGCCCCATACGAACAAGCCATACCAAGGAAAAATGAAACATACAAGTAATTCTTTCAGGAGCCTATATAGGTTGGGTGCAGCATCAGCAGGTGTGACCCCTGATTCTTCCCCCATTCCACACAGTCATTTGGAAGGATCCAGCTGCTGGTGCACCGGGGAAGTTCAGCACTAgatgaaactagggatgtgcacaaaactggtttgccccgtttggttcgaattcaaaccaggttccaaccaggagggggtggttcggttttggttttgctcgaaccttcCCCTGGTTAGGTTcgggttcgaaccggttcagacacccaaatattggtaggatggtagctggcacccaggggtacctgccacccaaaccccaaagcaatcggacacttgtatgattttttatgaatttttgaaaattatttctatttttccctcataggatataatgggactccaaccagcccatatcccctattgtggagcaccaaggggcacaaatgtgggtaggtggtagacaaccaggggtgcctactatccacaaagttccaaggcaatcggacactcctctgattattggtgaattttaaaattaatttggaattcctcatagagaataatgaggattgcagcaaatgtatagcttcacgtcagggagaaaggggtgtcctagagcagagtgtggtgggtggtagttcctagggtgggcaaggaagctatcagaattatttgaaaggaattgggcaaagggctgattttaagtcatttttgaagtttacacgtctttaaggtttttctccataaagaagcatggaggtgtcagcaaatgtatagcttcacgtcgggggcaaagggtggcctagagcagagtgtggtgggtggtagtgcccaaaggggggccatgaagctatcagaattatttgaaaggaattgggcaaagggctgacttttaagtgatttttgaagttatAAGTTATTTTtgaaatactttaacaattcaccaataatcagaggagtgtccaattgccttggggttttgtgggtggtaggcacccctgtctgtctaccacccaccccgcttttgtgcccctaggtgctccacaataggggatatggactggttctggtcccattatactctatgagaaaaataattaaaaatatttcaaatattcataaaaaatcgtagtactgtccgattgcctcagggtttgggtggttgttggcacccatgggtgctccacaataaggtataatggcctggttcgagtcccattataccctatgagaaaaaaatagaaataattttcaaaattcataaaaaaccgtacaagtgtccgattgctttggggtttgggtggcaggtacccctgggtgccagctaccatcataccaatttttggatgtccaaactggttcgaatcgaaccaccccctggttcagttcaaatttgaacctgcagctcgaacctgatggctggttcagtttgaattcaaaccttcgaaccaccctggttcgaatttgaaccggttcgaattcagactggttcgcacatccctagatgaaaCTAGAATTTTATTGTTCAGGCAGTGGGTCATGCCTGCCATGTATAGAGATTTGCATAGTGCACAGCATGTAAGTAACCCAGGTGGGTGCTCCACCACCCATTTTTCGCTGCATGGTATGTGAGCCAATCTATTTAAGCAAGCCAATAAAATTTAAGTAAAATAATTTTCAGACAGTTCTATTTGCAAAGTTTTAATATTCTTCCATCTTGCTCTCCTAGTTCAGTTGTTTGCCATTTTTAATTTATCTAGTTATGCTCAACAGTATTCATAACATACATTGTTTCTGTAGTGATTAAAAGTAAGCACTGTGCAAAAGTTAAAATATGGCAAATTCTGCCAGGAGGCTCACAGTCCAATGTAGAAAAAAaataaggaaagagaaagaagcaaaGCAATGGATACCTCTCAGCCAAACATGAAGTACTTATTAGTTTCCATGCTTAAAtctcttccattgaaatcaatggaacctGAAAGTGCTTAACTTGGATGGATTGTATCCAAAGTATTTATACACCGAAGCAAAGAAGAAATAATTACAGCCCAGTGGGATTGAAATGTCACAGTTGAGGCAGCACCACTTGAACTCCtgactaaaactttaaaacatctgtGGTTTTGCTTAGTATGTAATATTTTGTATATGCTTAGTCTTGTTTCCTTATTCACATATTCATCTTCCACTAACCAATTCAGCTAAATAGCTTCATACATTTCAAACTGTCCATACATTTTCCAGACATAGTTATGTTGGGGTGTGTTTGTTTAGGTAATTGCCAATTTGACGCATGCTATTGAGAAGCAAAAGGACAGGATAGAGTTAATGAAGAAATTCATGAAGTGGCGCCTTCAGCATCTTGCAGGCAGACAAGAGGTCAAACAGGAGGTATGTGTGTGGATGTGGCAGTTGAACTCCAAAGGGTCAGGACTACCGCAGCATTTGTCAGTCAAGATGAGTGTCTTGTTTAAAACACACCTATGCACACCCTGACCAAGTCAGCAACTTTGATATGTTCATATGGAAACCTGTGTTGGCTCTTCCATGATGTAGCTAATCTAGCAAGCCACACTTCTGGCtggagctgtgtgcacttccaTTTTTCAGTTATCTGTCGGTTaaaaccaaggttggaggcatcatccatgtgctaagcagcagctgaattggagggctccctcctacccagctgctcaGTGAGCCTGGAGAAGttctccaacccagctgctgttAAGTGTACAAGCACAGATGGTGCCGCCGACCTTGGTTTTAACTGGCAGACAATTGGCAAACAGGAGTACAGACAGGTCCCAAATCAGCGTACCAGGCTTCTCCTACCCTTATTATGGCAGTGTGAACTACCCCTAATATCTTGCACTCAAAATGAGGCTTGTTCATCATCCCATGAGAGTCCCTTTGGTTCGCAACTGTGACCAAGCATGCTGGTTTGAATTTTAGCATGACCATGGATGCAGTTGGGTTAATTTCATGCCAGCTGCACCAGCTCTCATCTGCACCATGTTTTTACATGCTACACTGGCCCTCTGAAATGCAGAATAACCATCTACCTCATAGCCTTTTGCCTGGCTTCTACAACATTGAAGCTATAGTAACTGATGAATTAGCTGGAGCCCTTCATGGGGGACAGTGAAACCCATTCATGCCTTGTTAGCTTTGGTGTCTGCCTCTAGTGAACAGGAATCTGACTGACCTGCTAACATTTTATTCCAGGAGCACACAGACAAAATAGCTGACCGGCTGTATGAAAAAGGTTTGCAGAAGAAAGCGTGGGGAGTCTGGCGCTCTGCTCACGAAACAAAATGGAAAGATACGATAGAAGAAGCCCGTCGGTCAAGTGCTGAATCTTTACGTGTCGAGCTATCCAATGACTATGAAACTAAAGTTCAGGCGGTAAGCAGGATTCTAAAGGACTCTTTACTTGTTAAACATTTCATGTTTAACATTTTGCAAAGGCactctttctctgctgctgacaTCCAAGGCGGTTCTCCATGTGGCTCTCTAAGGCAGGACTAAGCAAATTGGAGTCTAAGAGGTGGAGAAACATGGCACCAttcagttcttttagtcctgcgtGGCTCAAAGGCAGTTCTTCTCAGCTGTTCTCTCTAACCAAACTTCTTTCTCTTTCACCCTCAGTCTTCATATTTTTGTTCCTCGTTTCATCTTAACTGTCTGCGTCTGCATGTATAAAAATAAAGTTTTCTTTCTAACTCTTTGTTtgtcctccccaccctccactcTTGCTGGGCTCTTtgaccttttttctttctcctcccttgcATGGAACACACCAGACGTGTGCTCCACGTTAGAGTCTAGAAGGGGAAATTGCAGCAGGGCCTGCCAAAGGTGGTCCTAGCAGCTGGCAAGCACAGAAACTGATGTCCAAGACTATTCATACACTAGGTTTGGCCCACCCTAACCCTCAGGAATCCCAGCCTCTGAGTAAAAGTGCTGTGGTTTTTCCTGAACCCAAATCAAACCCTATGATGCTCCTGCTCCCTAAGCACTTCATGGAGTCTGCTAAAGCGGGGTGGGCTTTTTCTACATATAATAGAAAGGCAGTAGCAGTAGCCAAAAACTGCACTCCTTCCAGCAAGCGGGGGAGGATATTTAATATGTAACTCCTGGGGATgtgacaagttgcttggaatggtacggcctaccacctgccctcttgatccttgcccaacatggcttgtactATCTGACAGGGAGGCTGTTATAAAGGGCCTGTTCgcgattataaatgcatctctgaggaagggcaggatgcctccttgtcttaaggaggcaatcattagactgctttcGATGAAGACTACCTTTGATGCCTCACAGtcaagcaactacaggcctatctccaaccttccatggctgggcaagctgattgagaaggtggttctcccccccccccccccccagctccaggcggtcttggaggaactgattatctagacccatttcaaactggcttttgggcaggctatggggtagagactgtcttgattggcctgatagatgatctccaattaggaaatgacagagggagtgtgactctgttggatcTTTTGGCGGCCTTCGATACTATTAACCATAGTACTCTTCTGGAATgactgagggggttgggggtgggagtcgCTGCATTgtagtggctctgctcctatcttacgggcagattccagatgctgtctcttggagactgtacttcaaaatctgaactttcgtatggtgtcccttagggtTCCGTATTGTCTCCGCTATTTAAAATGTACATGaatctgctgggagagatcatcagatttgatgtgggttgttatcaatatgccgatgacaccccaATAtctttttccatgtcagcatcattggaagaaggcataacccccctaaatgcctgcctggaggcagtaatgggctggatgagcgataacaaactgaggctgaatccagatacaTAGTTATTGTGcgaggttggaactcgggagattattttgatctgccagttctggatcaggtcacgcttccccagaaggaacaggtacgcaatctgggggtgcttctggacataaACCTCtacctagtgtcccaggttgaggcagtggtcagaggtgctttttatcagctttggctgatatgccagctatgtccatttcttgagatgaatgacctcagaacagtagtgcatttgctggtaacctctaggctggattactgcaatgcactctatgtggggttgcctttgtatgtagtctggaaactgcagttggtacagaatgcggtggccaggttggtctctgggtcatctaggagagaccatagttgaaagagctacactggctgccgatatttttctgggcaaaatacaaggagctggttattacctataaagccctaaacaggccctgggtatttaagagaacgttttcttcaccatgagccccatcgcctgttaagatcatctggagaggtttgtctgcggttgccgccaactcatttggcggctacttgggaacaggccttctccattgctgtccctggactctggaatgtgctccctgttgaaataaagcctccccatctctggtaacttctagacaggcattgaagacatatttattcacccaggcttttaattagatttatagttttaatacttttaatgttgcattttaaacaattttaatgttaatgattttaatgtttaaatgattttaattgtaaaccgcccagacgcACAAGATttgtgtggtatagaaataggatttaaaaaatatttttttattttcttggTAGCTAAATACTGAATTGGAGGAAGCAAAAGCTGAACTCGTAGAAATGCACAACAAAAGACAAGATTACGAGGATGCCATAAAGAAGGCCTTCATGCGTGGTGTTTGTGCACTGAATATGGAAGCCATGACTATATTTCAGGGCAAAGAGATCAGATTTGACCATGGTTAGTAGGCTAGCAGGCCACAACTTCATTTCACCTTTCAACTGTACCATCACTTCGTCTTTGCGTCTTTGCAGATGTATGCACAAAAGCATTTAATGCACAAAAAGGGTTTAATTGCTCCTGATGCTCAAAAGGAATTCCTTCTTCCAAAATTTATTGGGATTCCTTTATAACATATACAGTATTTAGCATGGTATAGGCTATGTGGCAAAATAGCATTAATCTCTCAAGGTGGGGATTCAAAAATGTAGAGCTCCTGAGGGAGTGCTCCAAGCCCTCCAGAACTCTACAGCCTTCTCCGCTTCAGTTGGGCCGTCTTCGATGCTGCCATTATTAACTCCACTGTTGGTAAGTAGCATAAAGAATGGAAGTGGAGGGGGCCTGAATCACACCTAAAAGGGTGCATCTGTCTCAAGGTTGATAACTTGTGTTGTCAAGTGCTTTAAAAGGTCTAAAGATCAACTTGTCATGCAGtttcccccaagcatttttgTTCAACAATTTTTGTTAAGAAATTGTTTCCCAGAACAATTTgttgaggcagctaacaaataaagtgtattattattaattttcccTCCCAAACATTGAGTGGGGGTGCATGAACACTGTCACTAGTCCTAATAATGAGTCTCAAAATCAGACAGCCTGTACTTGGAATGCAGATTAGTAATTGTATTCAGCTGGCAAATCTGTGATGTGGCAAAATGGGAGCTTTATATAGCTTTCCATTCTCAAAACCATTGTTGTGTATGTGCTTTAAAACATGGGCAATACCTGAATCTCAGAAGCCAAAGGGGTACTGGAATGTTTCCAGGGGATGATAAGAGGTTTTATCAGAGTATGGATTTTggatttgtgcatgtgtgttctAAGTGCAGAGCATATACAGCCATGGGTATGGTGTTGGTATGGAACATGCTGAAGCTCATCTTGTATTCCTGCATTGTGGCTTCTTGTTATGCCGCTTTTTGGTGTTACCTTTTCTTATGCAAAGCGGGCTTTGCTTTCTTCTTAGACAGCCATCAGAATAGCAGGCAGGGATGGTTAAATAAGAGAAGAGTTTTTTCCAAGTTTGATGTAGCTGACTTCCCACATGGTGGCACTGCACCACTGCGTTTTTCATTTTGATGTGTTCCTTGCCTGTTCAGGGCTGCACCATACAATATGGCAGAATAAGTTGCAGCTGTTTGAGGAAATGAAGAACTGGTGCATGCACCCATTTAaccagctgttttttaaaatcgtcCCTAATATCCTCGCTCTGTTTCCAGTTAAGACATTGGTAATTACTGATGGTCTTTTGGTCCTGCCTCGTTCTGGTACAAGTTAGCTGCCTTGAATTCAATTTTGAAGAAAGGTGGGAGTTTAAATTTTTCATAATTAGTTAATTAAACTAtattggctcacatactgcacagtgagatGTAGACAGTCAGAGCCACCCGCGCGGCTGTGAGGCTCTACTACAAAGACATCCATGCTGCTGCAGAGGGGGCCTGTTCGGTTCCTATTAACGCACATTTTTGATGCTACTTCCTTTGGGAGTAATGGAAGTAGCATTGCAGCGGCAATTGTGCAATGGTTAGTAGGAACAAAACAGCCTGCCTCTGCAGCACTGTGAACAATCTTTGTAGAGCCTAGTAGTAGCGTAGGCAGCTCTTTGACCATCGGTGTTTAGCTGTACAGTATATGAGCCCCTATCAACAGGAAGGACAGCTCTGGCACAAAAGTGCTGTGGACTAGTCTTGCCTCCTGCTTCCTCTAAACAGCTCACCCATTCTTGCTTGCAGCGCTCTCCCCAGCATGCATCTAGAATGCTTCCTTCCTCCAACACACATCACTTTTGTGAAGCTTTGGCATACGTAACCTTTCTGTGTTCCCATCTGAAACTTAAACCTAAGGATGTGTTAAGAATACTTGGACGTATTCTTTCCCCAttacccttctctctctctgtgtgtgttgtattAAGATTGCAAACACTGCTGGGCACGGACCTTGGTTTTTTCTTTACGTTTTTAGGTAAGGTGCCATATATTTAGGTATAGAGGTGATAAATCATCGTGTTCTAATGTCATcttcaccatgcagtgctgttgGGGGACTGGTGCTAAGCTAGGATGGGACTAAGTAAAGCTGATACTCTTTGTGAGACTCTAAATGAGGAAGATAAACTGAGTAGTGTTAATAATAAAATCATATGGctagatgactttttaaaattaagcacaaATGCTATGATTAAAAGCAATTCCATTCTTTCTGTCTCTGGGGCTTTCTTTCATCTATTAGCATTCTGGTTTTCTTTTAATTGTTTATAGTTGTTGAGCTGTCTGAGAAGAAAACAGAATCTGGTTCTGGCGGTTCTACAGCAAAACTCCCTCCATCGCAATCTGATCGTCCTTTACCACCATCCTccttgccgccgccacctcctccaacaGCAACTGCTGACAGTGCTCCCATGGACAATTTGGTAAGTAAGGCACCACCAGCTTACATTTTGCACAGTGAGCCACCTGTTGAAGGGGAAGCACGCTTGCTTCCTCTGTGctgctggtggaggagaggctgCTCTATGCCTACTAAGCACAGTTTCAACCTGTTCCCATTAAGAATGATAGGAGTAGGTCACAACTCTTCTAACGTATAGCTTAGTCGGCATGGAGAAGCCCTCGCCTCCACTAgcagaacataggaagatgccatatactgagttctactgtcttgtctacacagtattgtctacatggactggcagcggcatctccaaggttgcaggcaggagtttctctccgccctatcttggagatgccagagagggaacttggaaccttctgctcttcccagagtggctccatcccccaaggggaatatcttacagtgcttacgcatgtagtctcccattcatatgcaaccaaggtgggaccctgcttagctaagggaacaagtcatgcttactaccacaagaccagctctcctcttcaataGGTGGCTCACCATGCAGAATGCAAGCCTTGATCAGGAGCAAAGCAATCCTAGGTGATATGTATAGGAAAATCTCCGTACTTGCAGGAGTTCCATGCCCAGCTAGTGTGACGGATACCAAAACCGAGAATAccaaggcattggggcaatgcaaATCCAGGGATTAGGTTACCAAAAGTGGGAGGGtggccaaacacacacacaaaaccacagtAAAATGCCCTGCTGTGCTCCCCAGGTCCCCAGCCATCCTGCAGTGCTCCCCAAGAgtaaaaaaaattgccaaaaattgtggtttttctcccttttctttcttttcttgctttttctcttttgtttttgcGAAATAAGCCAcagaatggctcttctccacAGAATGGCTCGGCCAGCAGCCACCCTCAGCCCATGGATACATGAGTTTAACCCCTTTTTTGCTGGATTATTTATTGTGTATACTGCGGTTGGGTGTTTATTACCggaccacagatatgcaaatctGTGGGTGCAGGATCCCTGAatatcaaggttctcctgtatattaGGTTTAGCAAAAGAGATCGCGAGATCAGGCACCTACAAGTATGGGACACCAGGCTAACTTTTAGCATTTTAGTTGTCATAACTAATGCCATAAAGATGGGCAATTCAAACTGCTAAGCCATAGCATGCCTTAAACCATGTTATGCTGGTGTTGCAAAGGTACCTGCAAAGCAGGCTTGTGTTAATATATTCATATTTAGGACTGGTAAATGGGTAATGTCTGTATTTGATGCAAAATTAAATCTAAATTCAATTATTTCCCCCATGGCTGTACAGATTACTTCTCACCAGTTGCATGCGATTACCTCACAGACGAGATTAGATACTGCATTAATAggctctggtgctgctgctggacaAGGCTCTACTGTATTAATAGGCTCTGGGACTGCTGCATCCATTCAAAAAATGGTAACCAGTGAGATTGATTGTTCTCTTTCCATAGCAAAAACCATGGATGTGGACCACTGGGAACTTTTCCTGTGGAATGCCCTCTGAAACTaatgggatcagtgttccctctaacagggattcccagatgttgactacaactcccagaatcaccagctgcgatggcttttgcttggggattatgggagctgtagtcaacaacatctgggaatccctgttagagggaacac
Above is a window of Hemicordylus capensis ecotype Gifberg chromosome 2, rHemCap1.1.pri, whole genome shotgun sequence DNA encoding:
- the POC5 gene encoding centrosomal protein POC5 isoform X3 yields the protein MDGRRHETAGIGRRKHGRAPDFTTRTTRIEVSASVKEPSHAVMEGLCPIRSEESSSQLSTSSPRDLQESNVTDLSLSDERVTHIESILDLWSGSLKTNVLTELRKWKLHFIEHHTLEMAQAREKHAAHVRQLTNQLENLKELLRTYEISIGRKDEVIANLTHAIEKQKDRIELMKKFMKWRLQHLAGRQEVKQEEHTDKIADRLYEKGLQKKAWGVWRSAHETKWKDTIEEARRSSAESLRVELSNDYETKVQALNTELEEAKAELVEMHNKRQDYEDAIKKAFMRGVCALNMEAMTIFQGKEIRFDHVVELSEKKTESGSGGSTAKLPPSQSDRPLPPSSLPPPPPPTATADSAPMDNLITSHQLHAITSQTRLDTALIGSGAAAGQGSTVLIGSGTAASIQKMPTSKVLTSAQQKAGRTITARITGRSDSTPKNHICSNIGVLGVSPPMNSVVVEKHHPVTQQTISQAVAAKYPRALHPFSSAGMRPSGHGGKTRSQPHSTIQSIKVVD
- the POC5 gene encoding centrosomal protein POC5 isoform X1, whose product is MSSSEEKSTSPVLPKDSDRGSSVSSDLQDEYEELLRYAVVTPKFEPSVLRQSDRIEAHQESPGRSAIMDGRRHETAGIGRRKHGRAPDFTTRTTRIEVSASVKEPSHAVMEGLCPIRSEESSSQLSTSSPRDLQESNVTDLSLSDERVTHIESILDLWSGSLKTNVLTELRKWKLHFIEHHTLEMAQAREKHAAHVRQLTNQLENLKELLRTYEISIGRKDEVIANLTHAIEKQKDRIELMKKFMKWRLQHLAGRQEVKQEEHTDKIADRLYEKGLQKKAWGVWRSAHETKWKDTIEEARRSSAESLRVELSNDYETKVQALNTELEEAKAELVEMHNKRQDYEDAIKKAFMRGVCALNMEAMTIFQGKEIRFDHVVELSEKKTESGSGGSTAKLPPSQSDRPLPPSSLPPPPPPTATADSAPMDNLITSHQLHAITSQTRLDTALIGSGAAAGQGSTVLIGSGTAASIQKMPTSKVLTSAQQKAGRTITARITGRSDSTPKNHICSNIGVLGVSPPMNSVVVEKHHPVTQQTISQAVAAKYPRALHPFSSAGMRPSGHGGKTRSQPHSTIQSIKVVD
- the POC5 gene encoding centrosomal protein POC5 isoform X2 — encoded protein: MEEDKIRLILDEYEELLRYAVVTPKFEPSVLRQSDRIEAHQESPGRSAIMDGRRHETAGIGRRKHGRAPDFTTRTTRIEVSASVKEPSHAVMEGLCPIRSEESSSQLSTSSPRDLQESNVTDLSLSDERVTHIESILDLWSGSLKTNVLTELRKWKLHFIEHHTLEMAQAREKHAAHVRQLTNQLENLKELLRTYEISIGRKDEVIANLTHAIEKQKDRIELMKKFMKWRLQHLAGRQEVKQEEHTDKIADRLYEKGLQKKAWGVWRSAHETKWKDTIEEARRSSAESLRVELSNDYETKVQALNTELEEAKAELVEMHNKRQDYEDAIKKAFMRGVCALNMEAMTIFQGKEIRFDHVVELSEKKTESGSGGSTAKLPPSQSDRPLPPSSLPPPPPPTATADSAPMDNLITSHQLHAITSQTRLDTALIGSGAAAGQGSTVLIGSGTAASIQKMPTSKVLTSAQQKAGRTITARITGRSDSTPKNHICSNIGVLGVSPPMNSVVVEKHHPVTQQTISQAVAAKYPRALHPFSSAGMRPSGHGGKTRSQPHSTIQSIKVVD